In the Oscillospiraceae bacterium genome, AGACTATCTGGACGCCCACCCCAACGCCATTGTGGTCGCGCCCGAGTGCAACCACGAGGGAAACAAGCGCCTGGAAGAATACTGCCCCTACGACAGCGATTGGTTCGACGGCATCCACGGCACCGGCAAACAGTACATGGATTGGCTGGTGAACGAGCTGAAGCCCGCCATTGACGCCAAGTATCCCACCCTGCCCGACCGCGGGAACACAGCCATCGGAGGCTCCAGCATGGGCGGCCTGATGAGCCTGTACGCGATCACTGCTTATAATAAGGTATTCAGCAAAGCGGCATGCCTGTCGCCGTCGGTACGCATCTGCCTGCCGCAGGTCAAGGCCGAGCTGAAAAAGGCCAAGCTTGCCCCGGACACGCGGGTGTACCTCAGCTGGGGCGAAAAAGAGGGCAAAGGCAAGCACCAGCTGGCCCAGTACACCGCCAACGCCCTGGCCGTTACCCGCGGGTTAAGCGGCAAGGGTGCCGAGGTGTACCCTTATTTGCAGATGAATGGAAAGCATTGTGAAGCTGATTGGCGGAAACAACTGGGACGGTGCTTTAAGTTTTTGTTCGGATGGAAGGAGAGGTAAAGTTTTATTATTTCTGACGAGGCGGCAAACGAAAGCCGCAAACACAAAAAAGGAGGAACCCAAAATGTCAAAAGCCGTAATCTTCTTTGCCCAGGGGTTAGAGGAATGTGAAGCCCTGCTTTGCGTTGATATTCTCCGCCGTGCGGGGGTCGAAGTCACCATCGCCGCCGTGGGCGGGGAGCGCATCGTTACCAGCGCCCGCCAGGTCAACGTCGTGGCCGACGCCCTGGCTGAGGAGCTGGACTACGCCCAGTTCGACGCCTGCATCCTGCCGGGCGGCATCCCCGGCGTGCCCAACCTGAAAGCCGACGCCACCGTGCGTCAGGTCTGCACGGATTTCGCTGCCGCGGGCAAAAAGGTCTGTGCCATCTGCGCCGCGCCCACCGCGCTGGCCGCCTTCGGCGTGCTGCAGGGCAAAAAAGCCACCGTCTACCCCGGCATGGACGCCGACCTGACCGCCGCCGGGGCCGCCTACACCGGCCTGCCGCTGACCATCGACGGCAACATCATCACCGGCGAGGCCCTGGGCGCTGCCATCCCCTTTGCCTTGGCTATCGCCCGTGAGCTGGCCGGTGCTGACGCCGCCGCCCGCGTCAAGAAAGCCATCGTCTACCAATAATTCCACGACTATACGCAAAAAGTCCCCGGCGCATCTGAAGTGCCCCCAAAAAGTTAGACAATAATTTGAAGCAAAAATTGTTCAAGCAGCCGAAAGGGCTTGCTGTCTGTGAATTGCAGGCGGCAAGCCCTTTAGCTTTGCCTTGATCCTGCGGTTGTTGTAGTAATCCAGATATTCAACGAGTTCCTGCTTGAAGTGTTCCATGGACTGAAACTCTTGTAAGTACAACAGTTCACTTTTGAGTAAGCCAAAGAAATTCTCTATCACAGCGTTGTCCAGACAGTTGCCTTTCCGGCTCATGCTCTGCTGAACACCTTTCTTCTGGAGCATTCGCTGGTACTGCTTGTGCTGGTATTGCCAGCCCTGGTCAGAATGAAGGATCAACCCGGTTCCATCCGGTATCTTCTCAAAAGCCTTATTCAGCATAGTCGTAACCATACTCAGAACAGGACGGTCGGAGATGGTATAGCTGACCAGATCGCTGCTGCACAGATCAAGGATGGGCGAGAGATAGAGCTTCTCTCCAAACAAACTGAACTCTGTCACATCGGTGACCCACTTCTGGTTTGGCTTTTCGGCGCGGAAGTCCCGGTTTAACAGATTTGGCGCAATTTTGCCAACTTCACCCTTGTAAGAACGATACTTCTTCATCCTGACACGGCAAACCAAACCCAGCTCCTTCATAAGCCGCTGGACAGTCTTGTGGTTCAGGAGGAAATTGCGCTTGTGAAGTTCTGCTGTAATGCGGCGATAGCCGTATCTTCCTTTGTTTTCATGGTAAATGGCCGTGATCTCCGCTTTGACAGCTTTATACTTATCTGCACTGTTCATCCGCTTCAGATGGTAGTAGAAAGTGGCACGGGGAAGTTGAGCGATTGAGAGAAGAATATCCAGAGAATGTCTTTGCCTCAGCTTTTGAACTACCTGCGTTTTCTGCGCTGGCGTCGCTCGTCTTCCAAAACCAAGGCTTGCAAGTTTTTTAGGTAATCGTTCTCCGCACGCAGTCGCTGCACTTCGGCCAGCAGATCTTCTTCCGCCTCTTTTGGCAGCTTCTTTGGCCGGCCAGTGCTGCCGCGGCCCCGTCGCTCAACCGACAAGCCTTCCGGCCCTTCTTCCAAATAAATGCGTTCCCAACGCTCTATAATTTTATGGTCGTTAATTCCGAATTCCTGCATCGTTGCATGGATACTCAGATGTTTTTTTTCCATGGTTTCTACAACCATTCTCTTGAATTCCGGCGTATATCGTTTGTTTGGTACTCCTTTTGGCATACAAAAACACCCCATTTCCTAAACAGTATACCATACTGTCTAACAAATGGGGTGCTGTTCAATCACGCACCGGGGACTTACTTTTTATCAGCTTATTTGCGGCCGCGCTGGAGTTCGATCCAGGCAAGGTCGCCGCGCTCCAGGCCATGGATCAGCACCTCGGCCGTGGCGATGTTGGTCGCCACCGGGATGGTGTGCATGTCGCACAGGCGCAGCAGGGTCACATCGTTGGGCTCGCCGGGTTTGGCGCCCACAGGATCGCGGAAAAACAGCAGCATATCCACTTCGCCGCAGCCGATCATGGCCGCGATCTGCTCCGAGCCGCCGCGCCCGCCCGGATACAGGCAGCGCACCGGCAGGCCGGTGGCGTCGTGAACGATCTTACCGGTGACACCGGTGGCCACCAGCTCATTTTCCGACAGGATTCGGACATATGCAGTACAGAACTGCGCCATCAATTCCTTGCGGGAATCGTGGGCGATCAAGGCGATCCTCATTGCTGTTCCCTCCCTGGGAGTATGTAAGCGTTTACTATACGCTACGGCGTGTACGAATTATTTATTATAATAAGATACCTGTGCAAAAAAAGCAAGTCCCGCAGCCTAAAACCTGTTAAAAATTTGCACATCTTTTACCCAATCCGGCAATTTTCACAAACCAAGTTGTGAAAGTTTAGCTAAACCGCGCGGCGTAACCATGCTATAATGAGAAAAAGAAGCTGCACCCGCAGCTTGCAAAGGAGGAATCCCCATGAAGAAATCCGCCCAAACTGTCATCCGCCCGGATGCCTGCTATACCATCGCTGCTGCCAACGGCCGCGTGCTGGAGGTGGCTGATTTCAACACCGAGAACGGCGCTTCGGTGCGCCTGTGGAGCTACGAGGGCCAGCCCTGGCAGCAATGGTTTTTTGTAGAGGCCGGGGAAAATGAATATCGCATCAAGAACCGCTTTACCGGCAAGGTCATGGACCTGGCGCTTTCCGGCGTCGAGAACGGCACCTGGGTACACCAGTGGTCGGCCACGTCTGGCGCAGGCCAGCGCTGGCAAATCGTGGATGCCGGCGGCGGCAAGGTAAAACTGCGCAATGTGCTGGCCGATAAGGTCATCGACCTGGTGGGCATGCGCGTGGAAAACGGCACCCAGGCCCAGATCTGGCAGGATGTTTACGGTGAGAACCAGCTGTGGAAGCTGGATCCCGTGCCGGATCGTCTGCTGGAGCGCACCGCTGAGCCACCCAAGCCGACCCGTTCCGCCCCCAAGAAGGCCGTCGCCAAGACCACCCGCACCCAAACCGGCAAAAAGGCCGCCGGCAAGAGCGCACGACGCGGGAGTAAGAATAAGTAACGCCTTATTGGCTCTCTCCGGGAGAGCGCTGTCACCGCAGGCGACCGAGGGAAGGCGCATATAAAATAGCTGTCTCTCCCCCACCCACTCCGCGGGGGTCTCTCCCAGAGGTAATGTCACTTAGTCAGCACCAAAAAGAAATAGAAACCAGCCCGCAGGATTCCCCATCAAAGATTCCGCGGGCTGATTTATTTGTGTTTTCAAGAAAAATGACACTGGGAGAGATGAACCTCATAAGCAAGGCTTCAGCAATAGGTAAACTGATTTTACTTCGGAAGAATTCCATACAATGCGTCTATTGTCAAGTATTTAGGGCAATACCGCACAATTCTAAGTGCCGATGCGGCGAGCGAGAAGTACAAGCTGCTAAGCAAAAAGCGCAGATAATACTGGATGTATTATCGAGCATTTTTGCGACGCAGATTGTGCTTCGCAGCCGCAGCAGCGGTGCTTAAGCTGTAAAGCGGGAATTGTGCGGTGTTGCCTTAGAAGAAAAAATCCCTCTGCACTACTTCTTGCGTTGGTATAGAGGGATTCGTTTGTTTAACTAGGTGACCTTGGCCATTTTCGCTCCTCTTTTTTTATTTTACACTCTGTTCATGCCCTGTTCACGAAGTGTATATTCAGGGGCAGTTATCCACAGTGTATACGGGTTATCCACGTTGAAATTGTTGAAAACCCTGTTGAAAGTGTGGAAAACTTTCCCCCATTGCACGTGCCTATGGTCGAAAACCTTTGGAAAACCCCGTGGAAACACGAAACACCGCTGCGGAAAACTTTCGCCCCCGCCACCTTCCGACAAGAGAACTGTTGCACTTCCCCGTGGAAAATGCTACAATAAATTGGTATATCTTTAACTAACAGGAGGGCTTTGCCCATGAACAATTGGATCGACCGGCTGGAGCGCCGCTACAGCCGCTTTGCCATCCCCTATCTTGTCAATGGCCTTATGGTCGGCCAGCTGGCCGCGGGCCTCATCGTGCTGCTCATCAACTGGCAGTTCAGCGGGTTCATCTCCCTCAGCCGCAGCGCCGTGCTGCACGGGCAGATCTGGCGGCTCATCACGTTTTTGTTCCAGCCGGTGTGGCTGGGCGGCGCGCTGGGCATCCTGAATCTGGTGTTCTACTTCTGGATCGGCAACTCGCTCACCCGTGCCTGGGGCGATTTCCGCATGACGCTCTTCATCGCACTGGGCGTGCTGGGCGCCTGGATCAGCTGCTTTTTGGCGGGCGGCGCCTCGCCGGACGGCATCTTCCTGAGTATGATGTTCGCCTACACCTGGATGTGGCCGGAGCAGGGCGTGCTGCTGTTCGGCATCATCCCCTTTAAAATGAAGTACCTGGGCTGGTACGAGCTGTTCGTCTGGGTCGTGCAGTTCCTGATGGGCAGCCTGACCACCAAGATCAGCCTGGTGCTGAGCCTGCTGGGCTTCCTGGTGTTCTTTGGCCGCGAGGTGTTTGACTGGTGCCGCGATACCCTGACCGGCTACAAGCGCCGCCGCGACTGGGAAAACCGCAACCGTTGACCGTTTACGCACCCCGAGCGCAAAAAGATAAAAGGAGTAATTACCATGAAACTGATCACTGCGATCGTCAATAAAGAGGATTCCAAAAACGTCTGCAACCAGCTATTGAAAAACAAGTTCTACGTCACCCGCCTGGCCACCACCGGCGGTTTCCTGATGGCAGGCAACATGACCCTTCTCATCTGCACCGAGGATGAGAAGGTCGACGACTGCATCGGCATCATCTCCCAGTGCTGCAAGCAGCGCACCGAGATCGTGCCCGGCACCGCCACACTGGGTCTGGGCATCGAGAGCGCCCTGCCCATGGAAGTGACCGTGGGCGGCGCTACCGTCATGGTCACCAACGTGGAGCGTTTTGAAAAGCTGTGATGCTGGAACGCCTGGCCGGTAACACGGCCTTAAAGTCAGAGCTGGGCGCGGCCCTGGGCGCCGGGCGGCTGCCTCACGCCATTTTGCTGGTGGGCGAGCCGGGCTGCGGCGCGGGCTTTGCGGCCCGCTGCCTGGCGGCGGATTACCTCTACCCCCAGGGCGGCCCCCATGCCGAGGCCGTGCTGAAAAAAGAGGATACCGAGTGCCTGGTCCTGCAGGGCGAGGGCGCCAGCGGGCAGATTGCCGTTAAGCGGGTGCGGGAGATGCGCGAAGCCATTCAGCGCTCGGCGCTGTCCACCGATGCGGCGGGCCGCGTGCTGTTCATTTACGGTGCGCAGAACCTAAACGGTTCCTCGGCCAACGCGATGCTGAAAATTATTGAGGAACCGCCCGAGGGCGTGCTGTTTGTACTGACCGCCACCAGCGCTGCCACCGTGCTGCCCACCATCCGCAGCCGGTGTGCCGCCTATACCATCGCTCCGGTGCCCACCGACGAATGCGCCGCCCTACTGACCCGCGAGGGCCTGCCCGCCCGGCTGGCCCAGGAGCTGGCTTTTTTGTACGAGGGGCACATCGGCACGGCACTGCAGGCCTTCCGCAACGATACGTTCAAAGCCGCCCTGGGCCTTGCCAAGGAGCTGTGCAGCTACGCGGCCCAGAACGACACCTACCGCACCCTGGTGCTGGTGACCAAGTACGAGCGTGACCGCGAGAGCTTTCTGGCCTTGCTGTGGCAGCTGGATCAGCTGTGCAGTGCGGTGCTGCGCCGCCCCGCCTATGGGGCTGAGCAGTGCGGCGGCCTGACGCCGGACCGCGCCGCGCGGATCTTACAAGTCAGCGCTGCAACGCGCAAAACCGCAACAGGCAACGGCAACCTGCGCCTGGCGGTGGCGGTATTTGCCGCTGAGGCTGCCCGGTAAAACCATGTACCAACGGCATTTTTGCCTTACAAATAGATAAAGGAACTTCCCATGAAAGTAATTTCTGTAAAATTCAAGGAAAACGGCCGCTCCTATTATTTTGATCCCTGCGATTTCGAGATCAAAGAGGGCGACTACGTCATCGTTACCACGGCCCGCGGCACCGAGTGCGGCGAGGTCGTGCGCGCCTCCCACGAGGTGCCGGGCTTCTCCCGCGAGGTCAAGCCGGTCATCCGCGTGGCCGATGCGGTGGACATCCGCCGCATGCGCCAGAACCGCGCCGACGTGCAGCAGGCCTACACCATCTGCGAGCAGCGCATCGCCGCCCACGGCCTGAAAATGAAGCTGGTGGACGCAGAATATACGCTGGACCGCAGCAAACTGGTGTTCTACTTCACCGCTGACAACCGCGTGGACTTCCGCGAGCTGGTCAAGGACCTGGCCTCCCAGTTCCATACCCGCATCGAGCTGCGCCAGATCGGCGTGCGCGACGAAAGCAAAATGCTGGGCGGTTTGGGCCTGTGCGGCCAGCCGTTCTGCTGCAGCCGCTTTTTGAAAAACTTCCAGCCGGTGTCCATCAAGATGGCCAAGGAGCAGGGCCTGAGCCTGAACCCCTCCAAGATCAGTGGGTCGTGCGGACGCCTG is a window encoding:
- a CDS encoding methylglyoxal synthase — encoded protein: MRIALIAHDSRKELMAQFCTAYVRILSENELVATGVTGKIVHDATGLPVRCLYPGGRGGSEQIAAMIGCGEVDMLLFFRDPVGAKPGEPNDVTLLRLCDMHTIPVATNIATAEVLIHGLERGDLAWIELQRGRK
- a CDS encoding cyclic-di-AMP receptor, translating into MKLITAIVNKEDSKNVCNQLLKNKFYVTRLATTGGFLMAGNMTLLICTEDEKVDDCIGIISQCCKQRTEIVPGTATLGLGIESALPMEVTVGGATVMVTNVERFEKL
- a CDS encoding AAA family ATPase, which gives rise to MLERLAGNTALKSELGAALGAGRLPHAILLVGEPGCGAGFAARCLAADYLYPQGGPHAEAVLKKEDTECLVLQGEGASGQIAVKRVREMREAIQRSALSTDAAGRVLFIYGAQNLNGSSANAMLKIIEEPPEGVLFVLTATSAATVLPTIRSRCAAYTIAPVPTDECAALLTREGLPARLAQELAFLYEGHIGTALQAFRNDTFKAALGLAKELCSYAAQNDTYRTLVLVTKYERDRESFLALLWQLDQLCSAVLRRPAYGAEQCGGLTPDRAARILQVSAATRKTATGNGNLRLAVAVFAAEAAR
- a CDS encoding DJ-1/PfpI family protein yields the protein MSKAVIFFAQGLEECEALLCVDILRRAGVEVTIAAVGGERIVTSARQVNVVADALAEELDYAQFDACILPGGIPGVPNLKADATVRQVCTDFAAAGKKVCAICAAPTALAAFGVLQGKKATVYPGMDADLTAAGAAYTGLPLTIDGNIITGEALGAAIPFALAIARELAGADAAARVKKAIVYQ
- a CDS encoding RICIN domain-containing protein, with the protein product MKKSAQTVIRPDACYTIAAANGRVLEVADFNTENGASVRLWSYEGQPWQQWFFVEAGENEYRIKNRFTGKVMDLALSGVENGTWVHQWSATSGAGQRWQIVDAGGGKVKLRNVLADKVIDLVGMRVENGTQAQIWQDVYGENQLWKLDPVPDRLLERTAEPPKPTRSAPKKAVAKTTRTQTGKKAAGKSARRGSKNK
- a CDS encoding esterase family protein; this translates as MVETFTVHITPYDLDRNTFIYLPDNWQTSGRRYPVIYMFDGHNLFFDSTATFGTCWGLKDYLDAHPNAIVVAPECNHEGNKRLEEYCPYDSDWFDGIHGTGKQYMDWLVNELKPAIDAKYPTLPDRGNTAIGGSSMGGLMSLYAITAYNKVFSKAACLSPSVRICLPQVKAELKKAKLAPDTRVYLSWGEKEGKGKHQLAQYTANALAVTRGLSGKGAEVYPYLQMNGKHCEADWRKQLGRCFKFLFGWKER
- a CDS encoding stage 0 sporulation family protein produces the protein MKVISVKFKENGRSYYFDPCDFEIKEGDYVIVTTARGTECGEVVRASHEVPGFSREVKPVIRVADAVDIRRMRQNRADVQQAYTICEQRIAAHGLKMKLVDAEYTLDRSKLVFYFTADNRVDFRELVKDLASQFHTRIELRQIGVRDESKMLGGLGLCGQPFCCSRFLKNFQPVSIKMAKEQGLSLNPSKISGSCGRLMCCLAYEQKSYEYLNSITPQAGSIVRTPDGEGTVIEVNVVAGTLKVRSNVEILAPRIYKREECVYLRGGKRPPKAPDKEDE
- a CDS encoding Rhomboid family protein, with the translated sequence MNNWIDRLERRYSRFAIPYLVNGLMVGQLAAGLIVLLINWQFSGFISLSRSAVLHGQIWRLITFLFQPVWLGGALGILNLVFYFWIGNSLTRAWGDFRMTLFIALGVLGAWISCFLAGGASPDGIFLSMMFAYTWMWPEQGVLLFGIIPFKMKYLGWYELFVWVVQFLMGSLTTKISLVLSLLGFLVFFGREVFDWCRDTLTGYKRRRDWENRNR